A segment of the Dehalococcoidia bacterium genome:
GCTACATCACGCCCAAGGGGCCGCGGCCGTTCGAGCACGTGGCGAACGGGAACTACGTGGCGTCGCCGGCGTAGACACGCGTCTACGCCGGACAACAAACGGCAAACAGCAAACAGCAAGCGGCCTGACGAGCGACAACACGACAACAGGCGCCCGCGCGTCATTCTGAGCGCCGCGAAGAATCTCTCCGCAACGCGGCATGCGATGCCGCGCGGGCTGAAAGCCCGCGCTCGTTCTGGCGAACCGTAGCGGGTGCGGGATACGACGCGGGGGTAAGAGCGCGCGCTCGTTCCGAGCTGGATCAGCGACGGAAGCGCAGCGTGATGATCTCGTTCGGGCGGGCGACGACGGCGACGCCGCCCTGCACGCGCGGCACGTCGGCGATGTGCTCCTCGTTGAGGTTCACCATCGAAACGCCGCCGCCGAGCTGCGGGATGTCGACGAGCGTCTCCGCTTCGTGCGCGGTGGTGTTGTAGATGCGCAGGATGACGCCGTCGCCGTCCTCGGCGCGCTTGATCGCGCTCACCTGGAACGCCTCGCTGCTCACGCGCGCCAGCGACCCGCTGTCGCCGATGTGCCCGAGGCCGTGGCGGTTCCAGCGCGCGCGCATCGGCCGCAGGAACTGCACCGCATCGACGTGGGCGGCGGCGGACTCCCAGTCGCCCGTGTGCGGGATGATGCTGTACTCAACCGTGTGGGCGCCGGGCATCTGCGCGCCCGGCGTGCGGAGTTGCGGGCCGGCGCCGCCGCGGCGCGTGTAGATGTCGCTGCGGGACAACCAGCCGACGCAGCGCATCAGCGTGACGGCGATCTCGGCGCCTGCCGGCGTATCCAGCACTTCGTACTCGGGCAAGCCGCGGTTTGCGATCGTGAGGCCGAAGTCACCGTCGTCGACGCTGACGAAGGCCTTCTGCGGGTAGGTACCCAGCGGCTGCTCCATCCACGTTTCGGGGTCCCACTCGGGCAGCGCCAGCGGCCGCTCGACGACGCCGAAGTGCTGGTCGGCCTTCGAGACGGCGGCGCGCAGGCCGGACGGGAAGTGGGCGCGGAGGCGGTGGTCCTCCGCGGCGTTGAAGACGGTGGTGCTGATGTCGACGCGCGGCACGCCATCGGTGAGCGTGACCGTGCTGACGACGCGCTCGTCGCAGGTCGCGTCGCCGCCCCGGGCGCGGTCGGACGATAGTCCGGCGGGCAGCCGGTAGGTCGACTCGACGACCAGCGCCCGCGAGCCGGCGACTTGCGTCGTCCGGATCTCCGGCGGCGATGCGGGCGCATCGACCAGGCGATCCTGTTCCGGCGCGCAGAAGTTGTACTCGTCGCCGCGGTCGCCGCCGTCGACGATGCGGTTGAGGCCTTGCAGCACGCGGCCGGAACTCTTGTCGTGCACCGTCAGCGTGCCGTCGGACGCGTCGGCCTCGACGCGCAGGTACTCATTTTCGATCACGTGCGCGGCCGGCGACTGCTCGACCGGCGCCCCAACGTCGCCCAGTTGCAGACGGTAGGTCTTGTAGCCGTAGCCGGGCACGTCTTTCGCGACGAACCCGATCTCGGCGCGCGCGCGTTCGAAGCCCGGTGGCGCGCCATCGGGGATCTGGAACTGCTGCGTGTCGCCGATCTTCGTCGCGGGGACGATCGCGCCGCCGGGCGCGCGCACGCCCGTGATCGGACGCTCGTCGTTCCAGGGCACCATCGTGGAGACGTAACGCGTCGCGGGCCGCGGCGTCGGGTTGAAGACCGTGATCGTCCCGAGCGGGTCGTCGGGACCGAGGGCGCCGATCGTGCGCAGCGCCTGGCGGACGATCTCCTCGCCGATCTCGTGCACCCACTCGTAGCGCTGGCGCATCTCCTCGTGCACGGGGTCGACGGAGCAGCCGCAGATCGAGTCGTGCGGCTGATTCTCGAGCAGGTGCCGCCACGCCCGGTCGATCAGCGCCGAGATCGACTCTTCGGACGTCGGGAACGGCATGTGCGCGGTCGTCGGCGGCAGCGGCTCGCGCCACTCCGGCGCCACCTCGCGCTTGAGGATGTCCGCCCAGACGGAGTAGGGTTCCGCCCAGTGCGCGAGCAGGTCCTCGCAGGCCTGGTTCTGCTGCTTGATCCACATCCGCGCCGAAAGCACGCCGGGCAGCAAGTGCGCGCGCTGGCCGCTCCGGAACTCGCCCTCGTGGCGCGGCCACTCGTGCGCCTTATCACCCATGTGCGCGCGCACGCGCTCGAACGTCTCGGGCAACGACGTATGGAGCAGGAAGGCGTCATCGAGCGCTTCGTTCGCGGTGCGAAGCATCGCCGCCAGTTCGGGCTGCGGCGGCAGGTGGTCGCTGCCGTTCATGACGAGCAGGTACGGCGTCGTGGCGAGCGGCTCGAGATCCTCGCGGATCGACTTGATGCGCGACATGAAGGCTTTGGCGTTGAGCGGCAACGTCGCGCCGACGCCGTAGCCGTGCGGTTTGTGGATCGTCAGCACCTCGCTGCCGTCGGGCGAGCGCCAGAAGAACTCGGTCGTCTTCAACGAATCGTCGGCGCCGCGCCACATCGTCGCGTATTCGATGCCGAAACCGCGCAGGATCGCCGGCATGTGCGCGATCTGTCCGAACGGGTCGGGGATGTAGCCCACCTTCATGACCGGGCCAAATGCCTTGGCGACGCGATGGCCGCGCAGGAAGTTGCGGACGAGCGCCTCGCCGCCGGGCAACGCCTCGTCGGGGATGATGTACCAGGGCCCGATCAGCAGCCTGCCGGTCTGCACCGCCCGCTCGACGTCGTCGAAGCGGTCCGGGCGGATCTCCATGTAGTCCTCGAGCGGGATCGTGTGGCCGTCGAGCATGAAGTGCTTGTAGCCGGGGTCGTCTTCGAAGAGGTCGAGCAGCATGTCCATGAGCCCGACGAGGCGCACGCGGAAAGACTGATACGGCAGGTACCACTCGCGGTCCCAGTGCGTGTGCGAGACGACCATGAGCATGCGCTTGTCGCGCGGTCTCGCCTGCGGCTGCCGTTGTGGCTGGATGGTGGTCATCGAACTACGAGAACCTTGAACCTTGAACCTTGAACGTAGAACTGAGAACTGAGAACTGAGAACTGACAACTTAGAACTCAGAACCCAGAACCCGCCGCCGATCCTAACGAATGCGGCATACAGCGGGAAGCAGCTCAGACTGGCCCAATTTGCTGTTTGCTGTTTGCTCTTTGCTGTTGACCGCCGTCCTTAGGGCAAACGACTGTCCCTGATCGGCTCCAGGTTCTCGGTTCTACTCGTCACTCGTACCGCACGAACGACGTCACGTCATAGCCGGCGAGCGCGGCGCGGCCATCGAGGCCCGCCAGCTCGATGAGAAAGACGAGCCCCACGACCTCCGCGCCCAGCAGCTCGACGAGCTTCGCCGCCGCGCGCGCCGTGCCGCCGGTGGCGAGAAGGTCATCGATGATGACGGCGCGCTGTCCCCGCGCCAGCGCGTCGGCGTGGATGTCCAGCTGGTTGTTGCCGTATTCGAGGGTGTATTCGACCGTCATCCGCGCGGCGGGGAGTTTGCCCGGCTTGCGGATCGGCACAAACGGCAGGCCGAGCATCGCGGCCACGGGAGCGCCGAAGAGAAAGCCACGCGACTCGATGCCGGCGATGGCGTGCGGCGCCAGCGTACGCACGTGCGCCGCCATGACGTCGAGCGCGTAGGCGTAGGCGGCGGCATCGCGCAGCAGCGGCGTGATATCGCGAAAAAGGACACCGTCGACGGGAAAGTCGGGCACGGCGCGGATGTAGGGTTTCAGGTCCATCAGTCTTTCAGTCTCTCAGTCGGTCAGTCTCTCAGTCGTTCAGTTTTTCAGTCGATCAGTCTCTCAGTAGATCAGTCATGCGTCGCGGAGCACCCGTCCAGCCTCCAGCTTCCAGCTTTCAACTTCCTACTTCTAACTTCTAACTTCTAACTTCTAACTTCTAACTTCTAACTTCTAACTTCTAACTTCCAACTTCCTACTTCCTACCTTCCTACTTCCTACGAAAGCGGGCACCTGCCGCAGCCGTTCGCCGTGCACCAATCACGGTGCAGCGCCAGCATGCCCTGCGCGCCGCGGGCGTCGACGCGCACGCGCACGCCTTCTGACGCGAGCGCCGTTTCGATGAACCGCGTGACGCCGTACGCGGACGGCCGCGGCAGTTTTTCGTAGAGCGCGCGTGCTTTCGCCGCCTGCGCCGGATCGCCGGACGCCGCGGCGACGGGCAGCACGACGTTGATGATGATCTCGAGCGCCCGCGAGCGGCCGATGAACGTGTTGCCGAGCCGCACGGGCGCTGCGCACGTGTCGTAGCAGCCGCGCCAGTAGCCGGACGCCGCGACCGCGAAGGGGCGCACGGCTTCGTTGACGGTGCGCGCTTCCAGCACGTTCAGCAGGCGCGACGGGGCGCCGTGATGCGCCAGCAGCGCCGCGCAGCCCGCGATGCGGCGGGCGGGCATGTTCTCCGGCCGCACGCCCCACAGCTTCCAGCGTTCGCTTCCCAGTGACGCCAGCTCCGCGGCCTCGAACGCGCGCTCGAGCTGCCCGACGTGCGGCGCCACCGGGCAGGCGTGGCGCCGCTGCGAAGGCAGGAGGCCGGCGACGCCGAGCAGCAGCGCCTCCATGTGCAGGCGGCGGTCGTGCGATGAGCGCGTCAGTGCATCGAGGAGCGGCCACGGCAGCACGCGGGCGAGCGCGAGCATGGGCGCCGCGTTGCCGCCGTAGCCCATCGCTTCGAGGATGCCCTCGTACAGCGCCTGGTCGACGCCATGGCGGCGCACGGTCTCCGCCGCGCGCGCCGCCTTCACTTCGAGCCGCCGGTCGCCCTCTCCGGCGAGCGCCGCCCGGACGCCGTCTTCGCCGAGGCGCATGACGGCGTCGTGACACGGCTCGCGCCAGAGGACGGGGGTCGCGAGCCAGCGCTGCAGGTCTTCGGCGCGGCGCGCCACCCAGGGCGCCAGCGCGATCACCGGCGCCGTCTTGCCGCCTGGCAGCGGCGTGTCGACGCCGGTGTCGTCCTCGAAGACGACGTGCAGGATGACGTTGACGTAGGCGGGGTCGTCCTCGTGGCCGTGCTGCTTGAAGGAGGACGAACGCACGTGCAGCTCGACGTCGCCCCGCAGCGGCAGCCCCGAGGGGCCGGCGATCACGGCGCCGCGAAAGTCCGGGCCGGGGCCGCGGCCGGCGCGACCCTGGAAGATCACCTGCACCGGCACGCCGCCGCGCGTCACGAGTGCGCCCGTCGGAAACCGCCGCCCGTGCCAGATCGCCGTGAGCTGCGACTCCGTCAGAGCCCCGTCCGGCGCCGCGGGACGGTACGCCGGGCGCTGCTCGGCGACGCTCGCCATCATGCGCCCGCCTCGTAGGCGTAGCCGGCGCGCTCGGCGACGATCGTCAGCAGGCGTTCGCTGGCGCCGCGGGGGCGATAAGCGCCCGTCTCCCACTCGCTCACCGTCTGCTGGCGGACGCCCAGTTCCCCGGCGAGCTGGTCCTGCGTGAGCGCAAGATGACGCCGCAGCGCCTTGACCGAGGCGGCGTCCCACGTTGCGCGGCGGCGGTTAGCCATGGCGCCAGCCTACACGTTTCCGTGTAGCGCGGCAACAACAACGGCGACGGGGGCGCGCAAAATCTTCGCGCGATCTGGCAGCCGCACCCTTGTCGCGCAGCGTTCGTCGCGGTAGTATCACGGTTGCTGGCACTCTCAACCTACGAGTGCTAAGCCCCAACATCAAGGCATCCCTGACCAAGAACCATATCCAGAGGAGGTAGAAGGTGGCTGCTACGAAGTCCACATCCGCAAAGAAGACGGCGAACGGCCGCGCCGCTGCATCGACGAAGCTGATGCCGCTGCACGACCGCATCGTCATTCGGCCCGTCGTCCAGGAAGAGGTGCTGGCGAGCGGCATCGTCATTCCCGACACGGCGAAGGAGAAGCCGCAGCAGGGCGAGGTCGTCGCGGCCGGCCCGGGCCGGCTCGATGACAACGGCAAGCGCATCGCAATGGACGTCAAGATCGGCGACCGCGTGCTCTACGCCAAGTACACCGGCCAGGAAGTGAAGGTCGACCGCGAAGAGTTGATCGTGATCGCCGAGAAGGACGTGCTGGCGAAGATCCAGTAGTTGGCCGGCTTGTCGCTGGTCGCTTGTCGCCCGTGCCTCTCGAGGCCGTGACACGCCGACCGCGACGACCAGCGACCAGCGACTAGCAACCAGGAGACCAGGACAAGCGATGGCAAAGCAACTTGTATTCGATGAAGAGGCGCGGCGTTCGCTGAAGGCGGGCGTGGACGCGCTCGCCGAGGCCGTGAAGGTGACGCTCGGCCCGCGCGGACGCACGGTCGTGCTCGACAAGAAGTTCGGGCCGCCCGCCGTCGTCGATGACGGCGTCGCGATCGCGAAAGAGATCGAGCTGAGGGACCCGTTCGAGAACATGGGCGCCCAGCTCGCGAAAGAGATCGCGACGAAGACGAACGACGTCGCCGGCGACGGCACGACGACGGCGACGGTGCTCGGACAGGCGATGGTGCGCGAGGGCCTGAAAAACGTCGCGGCTGGCGCCAATCCGATGGCGCTGAAGCGCGGCCTTGAGGCCGGCGTCCAGGTGATCGTCGCGTACCTGCGCGACCTGGCGACGCCCGTGTCGGGCCGCCAGCAGATCGCCCAGATCGCCACGATCTCGGCGCGCGACCCGGAGGTCGGCGAGATGATCGCCGAGGTAATGGAGAAGGTCGGCAAGGACGGCGTCATCACGGTCGAGGAGTCGCGCGGGCTGAAGTTCGAGACGGACTTCGTCGAGGGCATGGCGATCGACCGCGGCTACATCTCGCCGTACTTCGTGACGAACACCGAGCGCATGGAAGCATCGCTCGACGAGCCGTACATCCTGATTACCGACAAGAAGATCAGCGCCGTAGCGGACATCCTGCCGGTGCTCGAAAAGGTGCTGCAGGTGACGAAGAACTTCGTCATCGTCTGTGACGATCTCGACGGCGAAGCGCTGGCGACGCTCGTCGTCAACAAGCTGCGCGGCACGATCAACGCGCTTGCGGTCAAGGCACCGGGCTTCGGCGACCGCCGCAAGGCGATGCTCGAAGACATCGCGATCCTGACGGGCGGCACGTTCATCACCGAGGACATGGGACTGAAGCTCGAGAACACGCAGGTGGGCGAGCTGGGCCGCGCCCGGCGCGTCACCTCGACCAAGGACGAGACGACGTTCATCGAGGGCTACGGCACGGACAAGGCGATCCAAGACCGCATCCGCCAGATCAAGGCGCAGACGGAAGAGGCGACGTCGGAGTTCGACCGCGAGAAGCTGCAGGAGCGGCTGGCCAAGCTCGCCGGCGGTGTCGCCGTCGTCAAGGTCGGCGCCGCCACCGAAGTCGAACTCAAGGAAAAGAAGCTCCGCGTCGAAGACGCGCTTTCGGCGACGCGCGCCGCTGTCGAAGAGGGGATCGTGCCGGGCGGCGGCGTCGCGCTGCTGCGCGCCATCCCGGCCGTCATCGCCGCGAAGGAAAAGCTGGAGGGGGACGAGCGCACCGGCGCGGCGATCCTCGAGAAGGCGCTCGAAGAGCCGCTGCGCGTGATCGCCGAGAATGCCGGCCAGGAGGGCTCGGTCGTCGTCGAGAACGTGCGGGCGGGCAAGGGTGCGAACTACGGCTACGACGCCCGCGACGACCGCTACGTCGACCTGCTCAAGGCGGGGATCATCGACCCGGCGAAGGTGACGCGCTCGGCGCTCGAGAACGCCGCCAGCATCGCCGCGATGGTGCTGACGACGGAGACGCTGGTGACGGACATCCCGGAGCCGCCGTCGGCAGCGCCGGCGCCGCCGCCGATGGACTACTGACCGGAAGGACAACAGACGACAGACAACAGACAACAGAAGGGCGCCTGCGGGCGCCTTTTCTGTACCGAGGGAATGGACAGCAAACGGCAAACAGCAAAACGTGGTTCATCGATCCTTTGCTGTTTGCTCTTTGCTGTTTGCTGTGTAACGTCTCCCCCGCACCCTCCCGCTCGCGCCGCCGACGCCTTACGCTTATCGCCATGAAGTCCGTCGACCTCGTGATCCCCTGCTACAACGAGGAGCGCGTGCTGGCGCAGAGCGTCGAGGCGCTGCGCGCTTGGTGCATCGAGCATCTCGCGGCGTACCGCTGGCGGATCGTCGTCGCCGACAACGCCTCGCGCGACGGCACCCTGGACGTCGCGAAGCGGCTGGCGGCCGAGGATCCCGACGGCATTGGCTACATCCACCTCGACCGGAAGGGGCGCGGGCGCGCACTCACGCGCGCCTGGCTCGAAAGCAGCGCCGACGCCATGTGCTACATGGACGTCGACCTTTCCACTGACCTGTCGATGATCTTGCCGCTGCTCGGCGGCGTGCTCGAAGAAGGCTACGACGTCGCGTACGGATCGCGCGTCTCGCGCCGCTCGGACATCGAGCGGTCGATCAAGCGCGAGGTCAATTCGCGTGCCTTCATCCTGCTGATCAAGGCGCTGTTCTGGACGAAGTTCTCCGACGCCCAGTGCGGCTTCAAGGCGATCAGGCGTGAAGCGGCGCAGGCGCTGCTGCCGCACGTGCGCGACGGCGAGTGGTTCTGGGACACGGAACTGCTGGTGCTCGCCGAGAAGAACGGCTACCGGCTGAAGGAAGTGCCGGTGAAGTGGGTCGAAGATCCGGACACGCGCGTGAAGTTCCCGGACGACATCATCAAGATGGTGAGCGGGCTCGTGCGGCTGCGGTTTCGCGATCTGCGGGTGAGGAAGTCATGAGTAGTAAGTATTAAGCTGTAAGTAGGAAGTTATCAGTGGCGGAATCAGAGATCGCTGTATTCCATGATTGGTTCATGACGTAGGCCCAACCGTATGCCTTACCGTCGACCTGGGTGCCTTGCGATGTTATGCGGGAGTTTGCCCGCTGGGTACAACGAAATCGACTCGCGCACGATCGCGGGCTGAAAGCCCGCGCTCTCTACTGACAACTTCAGAGTTACAACTGACAACTTAAGACTTAACACTTACAACTCAACATACACGTCATCCCCTTCGACGCGCGTCGGGTACGACGGCAGGCTGCGCTTGAGAAAGCCGGGGAACGTGGCATCCATCAGCATCCTGTACCAGGCGGGATGCGTCACCCAGCCGCAGACGCCGCCATCGGTGACGTCGAAGCGGGAACCGTGCCCCTGGCAGGTGACGACCGTGCCGTCGAGCGTGCCATTGTGCAGCCGGTAGCGGAGGTGCGTGCAGCGGTCGCCCACGGCATAGGCTTCGCCGTCGATGTTGGCGACGAGCACTTCCTTGCCGCGCGCCTTGACGCCTTTCATGGTCCCCGCCGGGATATCCGACAGCCTCGCGACGCGCACGAATTCGGCCACATGCTCCTCCCTGCGTAGATTCGGGCGCGATTGTAACCGACGGTGTACGCAGGCGCTACGCACACGGGAAGAACCTGGAAACCTGGAACCTGGAACCAGTTCTAAAAGTTCCAGGTTCTGGGTTCTCACAACGGCGCTCCTTACCGAAAACGCAGGCAACCACTAGCCCGCCACACCGGCCGCCCGATATATGATCTTCTTGGAGGTGCGCCATGACGCGCGACCGCGACGAGTTCGAGGGCATCGACATCAGCGGCCCGTGGGGCGGCATCCGGCTCGGCTCCGGCGGCTTCCGCCGCGACGAATGGGACGACGACGCCGAGGTGCGCGCCGTCCGCAGGCGCGTGCGCCAGCGCCTCGACTTCCTGAAGAACCTGGCGTTCTTCGGGCTGATCGTCGGCGGGCTGGCGCTGCTCGATTGGGCGACGGGCGGCGGCTGGTGGGTGCAGTGGGTGGCGATCATCTGGGGCGCCTTCCTCGCCATGCAGTTCCTGACGACGTTCATGGCGCCCGTGCTCTGGGGCCGCGAGGCGGAGGAGCGGATGGTCCAGCGCGAGCTGGAGCGGCGGCGCGGGAGCGCGCGCGTCCAACACCCGCCGCGTGGCGACGGCCCGGACGCGTAGTGGGTGCTGCGTTCGCGGCGGGGGCGGACCGGGCAGTCTTCGTTCTGTGTCGTCGCCAAGGGCGCGAGAGATCGCGAGCGGATCGGCGTTTGAGCGCCGCGAGCGGGATTGCTCCGGCTCGATCTTTTGATCGCGCGACGCCTTGATTTTGTAATGCGATTTGGGCGGGATCGCGCCTCCAACAGGTCCCGATCCGGAGCCGGGTCTGATATCGTTTCGTACACGTCATGGCGGACAATCGCACTACTTCCGAAACCCCCCTGAATCCATACGGCGGCCAGGCCCTCATCGAGGGCGTGATGATCCGCGGGATGCGCGCTATGGCGATGGCCGTGCGCGCTCCCGACGGGCGCATCATCACGCGCTCCGAGGTCACGGAGACGCCGGCCGGCGCCGCGTACCGGAAGGTCCCGTTCGTCCGCGGCGTGCTGACGCTGTACGACACCTTCACGCTCGGCATCAAGTCGCTGTACTGGTCGGCGCGCGTCGCCGCCGGTCGCGAGAACGAACCGGCGTCGAAGGCTGAGTTCGCGATCGCCGGCGTCACGCTGACCGCCGCCGCGGCCGTATTCATCGCGGGGCCGGTGTTGATGACGGGCTGGATCGAGCGGGCGGGTGGCAACGCCTGGCTGGAGGTGCTCACCGAGGGTCTGCTGCGGATCGCGATGCTGCTCGGCTACATCTGGTTCATCGGCCGGCTGCCGGAGGTGCGGCGCGTGT
Coding sequences within it:
- a CDS encoding helix-turn-helix domain-containing protein; this encodes MANRRRATWDAASVKALRRHLALTQDQLAGELGVRQQTVSEWETGAYRPRGASERLLTIVAERAGYAYEAGA
- a CDS encoding DUF2851 family protein, which gives rise to MMASVAEQRPAYRPAAPDGALTESQLTAIWHGRRFPTGALVTRGGVPVQVIFQGRAGRGPGPDFRGAVIAGPSGLPLRGDVELHVRSSSFKQHGHEDDPAYVNVILHVVFEDDTGVDTPLPGGKTAPVIALAPWVARRAEDLQRWLATPVLWREPCHDAVMRLGEDGVRAALAGEGDRRLEVKAARAAETVRRHGVDQALYEGILEAMGYGGNAAPMLALARVLPWPLLDALTRSSHDRRLHMEALLLGVAGLLPSQRRHACPVAPHVGQLERAFEAAELASLGSERWKLWGVRPENMPARRIAGCAALLAHHGAPSRLLNVLEARTVNEAVRPFAVAASGYWRGCYDTCAAPVRLGNTFIGRSRALEIIINVVLPVAAASGDPAQAAKARALYEKLPRPSAYGVTRFIETALASEGVRVRVDARGAQGMLALHRDWCTANGCGRCPLS
- a CDS encoding glycoside hydrolase family 38 C-terminal domain-containing protein; this encodes MTTIQPQRQPQARPRDKRMLMVVSHTHWDREWYLPYQSFRVRLVGLMDMLLDLFEDDPGYKHFMLDGHTIPLEDYMEIRPDRFDDVERAVQTGRLLIGPWYIIPDEALPGGEALVRNFLRGHRVAKAFGPVMKVGYIPDPFGQIAHMPAILRGFGIEYATMWRGADDSLKTTEFFWRSPDGSEVLTIHKPHGYGVGATLPLNAKAFMSRIKSIREDLEPLATTPYLLVMNGSDHLPPQPELAAMLRTANEALDDAFLLHTSLPETFERVRAHMGDKAHEWPRHEGEFRSGQRAHLLPGVLSARMWIKQQNQACEDLLAHWAEPYSVWADILKREVAPEWREPLPPTTAHMPFPTSEESISALIDRAWRHLLENQPHDSICGCSVDPVHEEMRQRYEWVHEIGEEIVRQALRTIGALGPDDPLGTITVFNPTPRPATRYVSTMVPWNDERPITGVRAPGGAIVPATKIGDTQQFQIPDGAPPGFERARAEIGFVAKDVPGYGYKTYRLQLGDVGAPVEQSPAAHVIENEYLRVEADASDGTLTVHDKSSGRVLQGLNRIVDGGDRGDEYNFCAPEQDRLVDAPASPPEIRTTQVAGSRALVVESTYRLPAGLSSDRARGGDATCDERVVSTVTLTDGVPRVDISTTVFNAAEDHRLRAHFPSGLRAAVSKADQHFGVVERPLALPEWDPETWMEQPLGTYPQKAFVSVDDGDFGLTIANRGLPEYEVLDTPAGAEIAVTLMRCVGWLSRSDIYTRRGGAGPQLRTPGAQMPGAHTVEYSIIPHTGDWESAAAHVDAVQFLRPMRARWNRHGLGHIGDSGSLARVSSEAFQVSAIKRAEDGDGVILRIYNTTAHEAETLVDIPQLGGGVSMVNLNEEHIADVPRVQGGVAVVARPNEIITLRFRR
- a CDS encoding 2TM domain-containing protein, translated to MTRDRDEFEGIDISGPWGGIRLGSGGFRRDEWDDDAEVRAVRRRVRQRLDFLKNLAFFGLIVGGLALLDWATGGGWWVQWVAIIWGAFLAMQFLTTFMAPVLWGREAEERMVQRELERRRGSARVQHPPRGDGPDA
- a CDS encoding DUF1385 domain-containing protein, which produces MADNRTTSETPLNPYGGQALIEGVMIRGMRAMAMAVRAPDGRIITRSEVTETPAGAAYRKVPFVRGVLTLYDTFTLGIKSLYWSARVAAGRENEPASKAEFAIAGVTLTAAAAVFIAGPVLMTGWIERAGGNAWLEVLTEGLLRIAMLLGYIWFIGRLPEVRRVFAYHGAEHRTIHAYEHGRPLTVEAVREFANAHPRCGTAFLLTVGVMSFGVFTMLGTPPLTERILERILLTPIIAAAAYEFIRISHAYESHPVLHVLQAPNLWLQRMTTRDPGDDQIEVAIAAMKTVLAAEAAVPRPEGMPAPVQVPFDES
- the groES gene encoding co-chaperone GroES; translation: MAATKSTSAKKTANGRAAASTKLMPLHDRIVIRPVVQEEVLASGIVIPDTAKEKPQQGEVVAAGPGRLDDNGKRIAMDVKIGDRVLYAKYTGQEVKVDREELIVIAEKDVLAKIQ
- a CDS encoding Rieske 2Fe-2S domain-containing protein — protein: MAEFVRVARLSDIPAGTMKGVKARGKEVLVANIDGEAYAVGDRCTHLRYRLHNGTLDGTVVTCQGHGSRFDVTDGGVCGWVTHPAWYRMLMDATFPGFLKRSLPSYPTRVEGDDVYVEL
- a CDS encoding dolichyl-phosphate beta-glucosyltransferase, which produces MKSVDLVIPCYNEERVLAQSVEALRAWCIEHLAAYRWRIVVADNASRDGTLDVAKRLAAEDPDGIGYIHLDRKGRGRALTRAWLESSADAMCYMDVDLSTDLSMILPLLGGVLEEGYDVAYGSRVSRRSDIERSIKREVNSRAFILLIKALFWTKFSDAQCGFKAIRREAAQALLPHVRDGEWFWDTELLVLAEKNGYRLKEVPVKWVEDPDTRVKFPDDIIKMVSGLVRLRFRDLRVRKS
- the groL gene encoding chaperonin GroEL (60 kDa chaperone family; promotes refolding of misfolded polypeptides especially under stressful conditions; forms two stacked rings of heptamers to form a barrel-shaped 14mer; ends can be capped by GroES; misfolded proteins enter the barrel where they are refolded when GroES binds), whose amino-acid sequence is MAKQLVFDEEARRSLKAGVDALAEAVKVTLGPRGRTVVLDKKFGPPAVVDDGVAIAKEIELRDPFENMGAQLAKEIATKTNDVAGDGTTTATVLGQAMVREGLKNVAAGANPMALKRGLEAGVQVIVAYLRDLATPVSGRQQIAQIATISARDPEVGEMIAEVMEKVGKDGVITVEESRGLKFETDFVEGMAIDRGYISPYFVTNTERMEASLDEPYILITDKKISAVADILPVLEKVLQVTKNFVIVCDDLDGEALATLVVNKLRGTINALAVKAPGFGDRRKAMLEDIAILTGGTFITEDMGLKLENTQVGELGRARRVTSTKDETTFIEGYGTDKAIQDRIRQIKAQTEEATSEFDREKLQERLAKLAGGVAVVKVGAATEVELKEKKLRVEDALSATRAAVEEGIVPGGGVALLRAIPAVIAAKEKLEGDERTGAAILEKALEEPLRVIAENAGQEGSVVVENVRAGKGANYGYDARDDRYVDLLKAGIIDPAKVTRSALENAASIAAMVLTTETLVTDIPEPPSAAPAPPPMDY
- a CDS encoding adenine phosphoribosyltransferase, whose product is MDLKPYIRAVPDFPVDGVLFRDITPLLRDAAAYAYALDVMAAHVRTLAPHAIAGIESRGFLFGAPVAAMLGLPFVPIRKPGKLPAARMTVEYTLEYGNNQLDIHADALARGQRAVIIDDLLATGGTARAAAKLVELLGAEVVGLVFLIELAGLDGRAALAGYDVTSFVRYE